A genomic segment from Stegostoma tigrinum isolate sSteTig4 chromosome 1, sSteTig4.hap1, whole genome shotgun sequence encodes:
- the sfrp2 gene encoding secreted frizzled-related protein 2, which yields MNPMNAGVCLLLAALFLPPVKGMGIYSYSHAEFSYKRSNCKLIPSALALCHGIEYPEMRLPNLLGHETMEEVLQQASSWIPLVQKQCHPDTKKFLCSLFAPVCIDELDEPIQPCRSLCEQVKESCSPVMSAFGFPWPDMLQCEHFPRDNDLCIPPADSNQHGPPPREELKICDACKDREQDDNEIVENYCKNDFALKIKVKEISYINGDTKIVPETKSKTIYKLNGVTEKDLRKSVLWLKDGLQCTCDEMNDINAPYLVMGQKLDGNLVITSVKRWQKGQREFKRIARSIRKLQC from the exons ATGAACCCGATGAACGCAGGGGTGTGTCTGCTCTTAGCTGCACTGTTCTTGCCCCCAGTCAAAGGGATGGGCATTTATTCTTACAGTCACGCTGAGTTCAGCTACAAGCGCAGTAACTGTAAGCTCATCCCGAGTGCCCTGGCACTGTGTCACGGCATCGAGTACCCGGAGATGAGGCTCCCCAACCTGCTGGGACACGAAACCATGGAAGAGGTACTGCAGCAGGCCAGCTCCTGGATCCCGCTAGTACAGAAACAGTGTCACCCGGACACCAAGAAGTTCCTGTGCTCCCTCTTCGCTCCGGTGTGCATCGATGAACTGGACGAGCCGATCCAACCGTGCCGCTCGCTGTGCGAGCAGGTCAAGGAGAGCTGCTCACCCGTCATGTCAGCTTTCGGTTTCCCCTGGCCTGACATGCTGCAGTGTGAACACTTTCCGCGGGACAACGACCTGTGCATCCCGCCCGCAGACTCCAACCAGCACGGCCCACCGCCCAGAGAAG AACTAAAAATCTGTGATGCCTGCAAAGACAGAGAGCAAGACGACAATGAAATTGTCGAGAATTACTGCAAAAACGATTTCG CTTTGAAGATAAAAGTGAAAGAGATTTCCTACATCAATGGGGACACCAAGATCGTCCCCGAGACCAAAAGCAAAACTATTTACAAACTGAACGGGGTGACCGAGAAGGATCTGAGGAAGAGCGTGTTGTGGCTGAAGGATGGCCTTCAGTGTACCTGCGATGAGATGAACGACATCAACGCCCCTTACTTAGTGATGGGTCAAAAACTGGACGGCAATCTGGTCATAACCTCGGTGAAGAGATGGCAGAAAGGGCAGCGGGAATTCAAAAGGATCGCTCGGAGCATCCGTAAGCTGCAGTGTTAA